One candidate division KSB1 bacterium DNA segment encodes these proteins:
- a CDS encoding serine/threonine protein kinase — MLLSIRLQALKYFIDFTVRAMPEPGSRLTITREISRSSISTVSEGYDTGLDRKVLVKSIHPQFARDSDLRARLDREARAIARISHPNVVQIFDLRVDGDDVALVLEFVEGMSLGKLLKDRAPLPTDIALTITLAVLEGLTTAHAAGIIHRDLKPDNVLVSNRGEVKITDFGMASLRDQPSVTMEGMVIGTPSYMAPEQASGAELTAATDLFAVGLMLFEMLTGERLIKGATLPEAYQNALKYSPPKLDDLREWIPEHVEPALRRLLERSADKRPQTALEAKQLLLRTLPNGPLPNALIADFLSGASIQRAAPGPAIRTMRSHRLLHTGLMALVGVVAIGVTVQTVRHLSVRERPAAGDPTTITDSLRQSPDPPRIAVADSVSPSVTETTRVRTGPPTPPDVNAPEKPLPDGQSPAVPTGPAIVAISTRPWAKVFLSDSLLGTTPLPRPLSLAAGSYNFVFLNSEIGLPIARTVQVSAGDTTSLDLNLYDFVARIRVASVKPWADVYVDDSFVVRTPSAQIIFRSLGSHRVTLKHPDYPAHTMDLQFGEGDPEAEIRFDFTQL, encoded by the coding sequence ATGCTGCTTTCGATTCGACTTCAAGCGCTGAAGTATTTCATCGACTTTACCGTTCGGGCCATGCCGGAACCGGGCAGCCGCCTTACGATAACGCGCGAGATTTCGCGCAGCTCGATCTCCACCGTATCGGAAGGATACGACACCGGCCTGGACCGTAAGGTGCTGGTCAAGTCGATCCATCCGCAATTTGCTCGCGACAGTGATTTACGCGCGCGGCTGGATCGGGAAGCGCGGGCCATCGCGCGCATTTCGCATCCGAACGTGGTGCAGATTTTTGATTTGCGTGTGGACGGCGATGATGTGGCGTTGGTGCTGGAGTTCGTCGAGGGGATGTCGCTGGGCAAACTGCTCAAGGACCGTGCTCCGCTGCCGACGGACATTGCGCTGACGATTACGCTCGCCGTGCTCGAAGGGTTGACGACGGCGCACGCGGCCGGCATCATTCACCGCGATTTGAAGCCGGACAACGTCCTGGTGTCGAATCGCGGCGAGGTGAAGATCACCGATTTCGGCATGGCGAGTCTGCGCGACCAGCCTTCCGTGACCATGGAAGGTATGGTGATTGGGACGCCCTCGTACATGGCTCCGGAACAGGCAAGCGGAGCGGAACTCACGGCCGCCACGGATCTCTTCGCGGTCGGTCTGATGCTCTTTGAGATGCTGACGGGTGAGCGGTTGATTAAGGGCGCGACGCTTCCGGAAGCCTACCAGAATGCGCTCAAGTACAGTCCGCCGAAGCTCGACGACTTGCGGGAGTGGATACCGGAGCATGTCGAACCGGCGCTGCGACGGCTACTCGAACGATCGGCGGACAAGCGGCCGCAGACCGCGCTCGAGGCGAAGCAGTTGCTATTGCGCACACTGCCGAATGGTCCGTTGCCGAACGCCCTGATCGCGGATTTCCTATCGGGAGCCAGCATTCAGCGCGCGGCCCCCGGACCGGCGATTCGCACGATGCGAAGTCACCGGTTGTTGCACACGGGGTTGATGGCCCTGGTCGGTGTGGTGGCGATCGGGGTGACGGTTCAGACGGTGAGACACCTGAGCGTCCGCGAACGGCCAGCCGCAGGTGATCCAACGACAATCACGGATTCGTTGCGGCAATCGCCGGATCCACCGCGGATTGCGGTTGCGGACAGCGTCTCGCCTTCGGTCACCGAGACGACACGCGTGAGGACGGGACCTCCGACGCCGCCGGACGTTAACGCGCCTGAAAAGCCGTTGCCGGATGGGCAGTCCCCCGCGGTTCCCACCGGTCCGGCAATCGTCGCGATCTCGACGCGGCCCTGGGCCAAGGTGTTCCTGTCAGACTCACTTTTGGGCACAACTCCGCTGCCGCGGCCACTGAGCCTCGCCGCGGGCAGCTACAATTTTGTGTTCTTGAATTCGGAAATCGGACTGCCGATCGCCCGAACCGTTCAGGTCTCGGCCGGGGACACAACTTCGCTTGACCTGAACCTATACGACTTCGTGGCGCGCATTCGCGTCGCATCGGTCAAGCCTTGGGCAGATGTTTATGTGGACGACAGCTTCGTCGTGCGAACGCCGTCCGCGCAGATTATCTTCCGTTCGCTGGGTTCGCACCGGGTAACGCTGAAGCATCCGGACTATCCGGCTCACACCATGGACCTGCAGTTTGGGGAGGGTGACCCGGAAGCGGAAATCCGTTTCGATTTTACTCAGCTTTGA
- a CDS encoding sigma 54-interacting transcriptional regulator yields the protein MVEPTYLAANSPHSSGAQLPREQLQALYEIAQVLNSITDIDRLLDRVMDIALQTVEGERGFLVLIEEDSNELKVRTARNIAPESALSISDISRSIVQGVLETQQGVLTVDALTDPRFAGAESVIFKQIHAVMAVPFILRGKQLGAIYLDSKARRTGFTEESLAFLKAFSNLAAIAIENARLMESLRDENYQLRTEVQRTYQFKEIIGTSSRMQQVFELLAKIIQSDISVLLEGESGTGKELVARALHYNGPRRDKPFIAQFCGNLSETLLESELFGHKRGAFTGAIADKKGLLEIANGGTFFLDEVADIPLSIQAKLLRVLQDGEFRRVGDTDARKVDVRIVSATNRGLTKEVERGTFREDLFYRLNVISVMMPSLRDRGGDIPLLVQHFLTKHAAKTGDRLKKITPDAMRILEQYHWPGNVRELENAIERAIVLAEDRDISPNELIIPRVSKPQQATRSLKDYEKDLVLKTLEEMKGNKTRTAESLGVSLRWLHYKLAEWKAA from the coding sequence ATGGTAGAACCTACCTACCTCGCGGCGAATTCGCCGCACTCTTCCGGCGCGCAACTGCCCCGCGAGCAGTTGCAGGCGCTCTACGAAATCGCGCAGGTGCTGAACTCGATCACGGACATTGATCGCCTGCTCGACCGGGTGATGGACATCGCGTTGCAGACGGTCGAGGGCGAGCGCGGCTTTTTGGTGTTGATCGAGGAAGACTCGAACGAGCTGAAAGTGCGCACGGCGCGGAATATTGCTCCGGAGTCGGCGCTCTCGATCTCGGATATCAGTCGCTCGATTGTGCAGGGCGTGTTGGAGACGCAACAGGGCGTGCTCACCGTCGATGCGCTGACCGATCCGCGGTTTGCGGGAGCGGAGTCGGTGATCTTCAAGCAGATTCACGCGGTGATGGCGGTGCCGTTCATCTTGCGCGGCAAGCAGTTGGGCGCGATCTATCTCGACAGCAAGGCGCGGCGCACCGGTTTTACCGAGGAATCGCTGGCGTTTCTCAAGGCGTTTTCGAATCTGGCGGCGATCGCGATTGAGAATGCGCGGCTCATGGAATCGCTGCGAGACGAGAACTACCAGTTGCGGACGGAAGTTCAGCGCACGTATCAGTTCAAGGAGATCATCGGTACGTCGTCGCGGATGCAGCAGGTTTTCGAGCTGCTGGCGAAGATCATTCAGTCGGACATTTCCGTGCTGCTGGAGGGCGAGTCGGGCACGGGCAAGGAACTGGTGGCGCGCGCGCTGCACTACAACGGGCCGCGGCGGGACAAGCCGTTCATCGCGCAGTTCTGCGGGAATCTCTCCGAGACCCTGCTGGAGAGCGAGCTGTTCGGGCATAAGCGCGGCGCCTTCACGGGCGCGATCGCGGATAAGAAGGGCTTGCTGGAAATCGCGAACGGCGGCACGTTCTTCCTTGACGAAGTAGCCGACATCCCGCTCTCGATTCAGGCCAAGTTGTTGCGCGTCTTGCAGGACGGCGAGTTCCGCCGGGTGGGCGATACGGATGCGCGCAAGGTTGACGTACGGATCGTCTCGGCGACGAATCGCGGTCTCACAAAAGAGGTTGAACGGGGGACGTTCCGCGAGGACTTGTTTTACCGGCTGAACGTGATCTCGGTCATGATGCCGTCGCTGCGCGATCGCGGCGGCGATATTCCGCTGCTGGTTCAGCATTTTCTGACCAAGCACGCGGCCAAGACGGGCGACCGGCTGAAGAAGATCACGCCGGATGCGATGCGGATTCTCGAGCAGTACCATTGGCCGGGGAACGTGCGCGAATTGGAAAACGCCATTGAGCGCGCGATTGTGCTGGCCGAGGATCGCGACATCTCGCCGAATGAACTGATCATTCCACGCGTCTCGAAGCCGCAGCAGGCGACGCGTTCGCTGAAGGACTACGAGAAGGATCTCGTGCTCAAGACGCTGGAAGAGATGAAGGGCAACAAGACCCGGACCGCGGAGTCGCTGGGCGTTTCGTTGCGCTGGCTGCACTACAAACTTGCGGAGTGGAAGGCCGCTTAG
- a CDS encoding T9SS type A sorting domain-containing protein — protein sequence MNRRGMVTILAILLLVANAAWCGDLRVSGPVSGTWTSGTSIIIEGPATVVAGASLTIEPGVVITVQVVEPFIIEGSFVALGSHLAPIIIRPTVPWSGFSFVAAGSDVRTLQYVLLDPSMAVPVHLVMGLNSMIEISQCDFVAMRSCVELTGGRAWLKNNKFATWGIFSRTVKLDRLYNDIADACDNHDGNKFCDNIVTALVEDVEGPRPPQSFTTAFYVDGSSNLCLSDNTFTVHAPHTCVGAYFGDAGGFGSGLAIMDHCNVCVRSVDGAPKGVFNANTGSLRVLHCNIDVANDDPESYLYSAGVVASVSADVAVNSSSVVLDRGDHFFVSLVGGLLTYDYNTRWSNSGSAGPNGIPGGPGEDVIDVETDSPNLIDGGHNIDADPLWSREGVWGLWSSEADVRLYYSLLPGSPCIDAADTLYGRDPDDSAPDIGRYPYEGTFASEGPAPLLLPTDLTVGAAYPNPFNLSTTVPFTLARESVVHVQILDVLGREVHSSSMGRLIAGNHELRWDASGLGSGTYFVRMATSSLSASAQRIYLVK from the coding sequence ATGAACCGTCGCGGAATGGTCACAATTCTTGCCATTCTCTTGCTGGTCGCGAATGCGGCCTGGTGCGGCGATCTCCGCGTCAGCGGACCGGTTAGTGGCACGTGGACATCAGGGACGAGCATCATCATTGAGGGTCCGGCAACGGTGGTTGCGGGAGCCTCGTTGACAATCGAGCCAGGCGTGGTGATCACAGTACAAGTTGTCGAACCTTTTATCATAGAGGGTTCGTTTGTGGCGCTCGGGTCCCATTTGGCTCCGATCATTATCCGGCCGACGGTGCCGTGGAGTGGATTTTCGTTCGTGGCGGCGGGCTCGGATGTCCGGACGCTGCAGTACGTGTTGCTCGACCCGTCGATGGCGGTGCCGGTTCACCTGGTGATGGGGCTGAATTCGATGATCGAGATCAGCCAGTGTGACTTCGTGGCGATGCGCTCTTGCGTGGAGCTGACCGGCGGACGCGCGTGGTTGAAGAATAACAAGTTCGCGACATGGGGGATCTTCTCGCGGACCGTGAAGCTTGACCGTCTCTATAATGATATCGCTGATGCTTGCGACAATCATGACGGAAACAAGTTCTGCGACAACATCGTAACGGCACTTGTTGAAGACGTGGAGGGGCCTCGCCCGCCGCAGTCATTCACCACGGCGTTTTATGTCGATGGGTCATCGAATCTGTGCCTCTCGGACAATACGTTTACGGTGCATGCGCCGCACACGTGCGTGGGCGCCTATTTCGGGGACGCGGGCGGGTTTGGGTCGGGGTTGGCGATCATGGATCACTGCAATGTATGCGTCCGCAGCGTCGATGGCGCACCCAAGGGTGTGTTTAACGCGAATACAGGTTCGCTGCGCGTGTTGCACTGCAATATCGACGTCGCCAATGACGATCCGGAGAGCTACCTGTATTCGGCGGGTGTGGTGGCCTCGGTTTCGGCCGACGTGGCGGTCAACAGCAGCAGCGTGGTCCTGGACCGTGGCGACCATTTCTTTGTATCCTTGGTGGGTGGGCTGCTGACCTATGATTACAATACTCGTTGGTCGAATTCCGGGTCAGCGGGGCCGAACGGCATTCCTGGTGGGCCGGGCGAAGATGTCATCGACGTGGAAACCGACTCTCCGAATCTGATCGACGGCGGGCACAACATTGACGCGGATCCGCTTTGGAGTCGGGAGGGGGTGTGGGGCTTGTGGAGCAGCGAAGCCGACGTCCGGTTATACTACTCATTGTTGCCGGGATCGCCGTGTATCGATGCCGCGGACACGCTTTACGGGCGCGACCCTGACGACAGCGCTCCCGACATTGGCCGGTATCCCTACGAAGGCACGTTCGCGAGCGAGGGACCCGCTCCGTTACTGCTCCCGACGGACTTGACGGTCGGGGCCGCCTATCCGAACCCGTTCAACCTTTCGACGACAGTCCCGTTTACCCTGGCCCGGGAATCAGTGGTTCATGTGCAGATTCTGGATGTTCTGGGTCGCGAGGTACATTCAAGCTCGATGGGACGGCTGATTGCAGGGAATCACGAGTTAAGGTGGGATGCCTCCGGTCTCGGATCAGGCACGTACTTCGTTCGGATGGCGACAAGTTCGCTTTCGGCATCTGCACAGCGGATATATCTTGTTAAGTAG
- a CDS encoding SelT/SelW/SelH family protein, translating to MAEYLKRQGFASPLLIPSGGGAFEIKVDDQLIFSKLHEHRFPDHAEVIELIRQLRGKAGS from the coding sequence TTGGCTGAGTACCTCAAGCGGCAGGGCTTTGCCAGCCCGTTGTTGATTCCGTCGGGAGGAGGCGCATTCGAGATCAAGGTTGACGACCAGCTTATTTTCAGCAAACTGCACGAGCACAGGTTTCCCGACCACGCCGAAGTGATTGAATTGATTAGACAACTGCGGGGCAAGGCGGGAAGTTAG
- a CDS encoding SDR family NAD(P)-dependent oxidoreductase, producing the protein MSARPTTLIAGASPDLVEFARELGRRGEQVALLARNEPRLVEFRSRLNSLGTPCESYMADVTDSASVTEAFKRLARWSPRLDRLIYNVGVVSGESASTLTESELVRVMGTNFFGFVNCFQLANEMFKRSGGGQAIVISSADALHPETTGVAYAASKAALQIYAAALRRELQPKIEITEVYLGRIAVAGEFRWLNSDEVVLGLTRAIDERPARMVVGGV; encoded by the coding sequence ATGAGCGCACGGCCGACCACGTTGATCGCGGGGGCATCGCCTGATCTGGTTGAGTTCGCGCGGGAGTTGGGTCGTCGCGGCGAGCAGGTTGCGTTGTTGGCGCGGAACGAGCCGCGGCTGGTGGAATTTCGCTCCCGGTTGAACTCGCTGGGCACGCCATGTGAGAGTTATATGGCGGATGTGACGGATTCGGCTTCGGTGACGGAAGCGTTTAAGCGGCTGGCCCGGTGGTCGCCGCGGCTGGATCGCCTGATCTATAATGTCGGCGTCGTCTCCGGCGAGTCCGCCAGCACGCTGACCGAATCGGAGCTTGTGCGTGTGATGGGGACAAACTTCTTTGGTTTTGTGAACTGCTTTCAGCTGGCCAACGAGATGTTCAAGCGATCGGGCGGCGGTCAGGCCATTGTGATTTCCTCGGCGGACGCATTACATCCGGAGACGACCGGAGTGGCCTATGCCGCCAGCAAAGCCGCCTTGCAAATTTACGCGGCGGCGCTCCGGCGCGAATTGCAGCCGAAGATCGAGATTACGGAGGTCTATCTCGGCCGAATAGCGGTGGCCGGCGAATTTCGCTGGTTGAACAGCGACGAGGTCGTCTTGGGGCTGACGCGGGCCATCGACGAACGCCCCGCCCGGATGGTCGTAGGTGGAGTTTGA
- a CDS encoding HD domain-containing protein: MKIARDICDEQLELIAAAGLVLDMKAISRLVILEVQDVYVDEAGTEDIVPAEMVSDLTRRKTHKLLKRTFDDLLNIADLADLAGQDVMTVLQYDDRYSNAVKLQSFREVIHTTIDDLLKLNVNTFETPLVRNYLNRSYEHALNVSILAIMLGRAFHFSPDELIVLGTASMLHDLGKHVFPALINRPLRDLNPEEHRQLHLHPDAGALIVSKTAQNATLELAAIRQHHEQPDGRGYPGKLTSSNDAPLKARVVWPSEIFRMAEILAVANAYDNLINGDLQVPPMSPAKACECLVRGAGSLYNRAVVSKACELINIYPAGSIIEVTVGDAHFAPGCRGVVRRSAGTNFRKPEVLMIWDPRGARQTPRILDLNRHPGVQISLV; this comes from the coding sequence ATGAAGATCGCCCGCGATATCTGCGATGAGCAGCTCGAACTCATCGCCGCGGCCGGACTCGTGCTCGATATGAAAGCCATTTCCCGGCTGGTCATTCTGGAAGTTCAGGATGTGTATGTCGATGAAGCGGGAACCGAAGATATCGTACCCGCCGAAATGGTAAGTGATCTGACCCGGCGCAAAACCCACAAACTGCTCAAACGCACCTTCGACGACCTGCTGAACATCGCCGACTTGGCCGACCTTGCGGGGCAGGACGTCATGACCGTGTTGCAGTATGACGACCGCTATTCCAACGCCGTCAAACTGCAGAGCTTCCGCGAAGTCATCCACACCACCATCGACGACCTGCTCAAGCTTAACGTCAATACGTTCGAGACGCCGCTCGTCCGCAACTACCTGAATCGCAGCTATGAGCACGCGCTGAATGTCTCGATTCTGGCGATCATGCTGGGCCGCGCATTCCACTTCTCGCCCGATGAACTGATCGTGCTCGGCACCGCATCCATGCTGCATGACCTCGGCAAACACGTCTTTCCCGCGTTAATCAACCGGCCATTGCGCGACCTGAATCCTGAAGAACACAGGCAACTGCATCTGCATCCCGACGCCGGTGCGCTGATCGTCTCCAAGACCGCGCAAAACGCCACGCTCGAACTCGCCGCCATCCGCCAGCACCACGAGCAACCCGATGGCCGCGGCTATCCCGGCAAACTCACCTCGTCCAACGATGCGCCGCTCAAAGCCCGCGTCGTGTGGCCGTCCGAGATCTTCCGGATGGCCGAGATTCTCGCCGTCGCCAATGCCTACGACAATCTCATCAATGGCGATCTGCAGGTCCCGCCCATGTCCCCGGCAAAGGCGTGCGAATGCCTCGTGCGCGGCGCCGGATCACTCTACAATCGGGCGGTCGTCTCCAAAGCATGCGAGCTGATCAACATCTACCCCGCCGGCTCCATCATCGAAGTCACCGTCGGCGACGCACACTTCGCCCCGGGCTGCCGGGGTGTCGTCCGGCGCAGCGCCGGCACCAACTTCCGCAAACCCGAAGTGCTGATGATCTGGGATCCGCGCGGCGCTCGCCAGACCCCGCGAATTCTTGACCTGAACCGCCATCCCGGAGTCCAGATTTCGCTGGTTTAA